A window of Bacteroidota bacterium genomic DNA:
CGTAGTTCATTTAGGAGGAGGAATAACAGTTGGTGCGCATAAAAAAGGTAGAGTAATAGATGTAAATCAGGGATTAGATGGAGAGGGGCCTTTTTCTCCGGAGCGGAGTGGAACCTTACCAGTTGGATCCTTGGCAAAACTTTGCTATTCTGGCGATTATTCTCTGGATGAAGTGAAGAAAATGATTACTGGTCAAGGAGGATTTGTAGCTTATTTTGGTACAAATGATGCCATGGAAGTCGAAAAACTGGTGGACAGCGGAAATGAGCAAGCT
This region includes:
- a CDS encoding butyrate kinase, producing the protein VVHLGGGITVGAHKKGRVIDVNQGLDGEGPFSPERSGTLPVGSLAKLCYSGDYSLDEVKKMITGQGGFVAYFGTNDAMEVEKLVDSGNEQALLIYEAMAYQVSKEVGGMSTVLKGQIDGILLTGGLANNKWFVELIIDRIAHIAPVSIYPGEDEMKALAMNGYMVLNNEIDVKEYI